Proteins encoded in a region of the Uloborus diversus isolate 005 chromosome 1, Udiv.v.3.1, whole genome shotgun sequence genome:
- the LOC129223358 gene encoding flotillin-2-like, which yields MGNIYTVGPNEALIVSGGCCGSLDKRTVVGGWAWAWWLVTDVQRLSLEVMTLTPRCEHVETAQGVPLTVTGVAQCKVMTEKEFLSTAAEQFLGKKVHHVESVILQTLEGHLRAILGTLTVEEVYRDRDQFASLVREVAAPDIGRMGIEILSFTIKDVFDKVEYLASLGKARTAAVKRDADVGVAQAERDAGIREAECEKSAMDVKYAANTKVEDSHRMYQLQKSNFDAEVNTKKAEAQLAYELQAAKMKQKIRSEEIEIEIVERRKQIAIQEKEILRKEKELAATVRLPAEAEAFRLEMIAQGKRTQTMDVARADAEKIKMLGAAEAYAIEAVGKAEAEQMRMKAAAYKQYGDAAVMSLVLESLPKIAAEVAAPLAKTDEIVLLGGSDRVTDEVSKLVSQLPPTVQALTGVDLTKVVNKFVASK from the exons GTGGATGTTGCGGATCTTTGGATAAGCGAACTGTTGTTGGAGGCTGGGCATGGGCATGGTGGCTTGTCACAGATGTTCAGAg ATTATCTTTAGAAGTCATGACACTAACTCCTCGTTGTGAACATGTTGAAACTGCTCAAGGCGTCCCTCTTACAGTCACTGGAGTAGCTCAGTGTAAAGTGATGACAGAAAAAGAGTTTTTGTCTACAGCTGCTGAACAGTTTCTCGGGAAAAAGGTTCATCATGTTGAATCTGTAATTTTGCAAACACTAGAGGGTCACTTGCGAGCCATTCTTG gtACACTGACTGTGGAAGAAGTTTACAGAGATCGTGATCAATTTGCATCACTTGTTCGTGAGGTTGCAGCACCAGATATAGGGCGAATGGGAATAGAAATTCTGAGTTTCACCATCAAAGATGTTTTTGACAAAGTTGAATATTTGGCATCTCTTGGAAAGGCCAGAACAGCAGCAGTAAAACGAGATGCTGATGTTGGTGTTGCTCAAGCTGAGAGAGATGCTGGAATAAGA GAAGCTGAATGTGAAAAGTCTGCTATGGATGTAAAATATGCAGCAAATACAAAAGTTGAAGATTCTCATCGAATGTATCAACTACAGAAATCCAATTTTGATGCAGAAGTAAACACtaag aAAGCAGAGGCACAATTGGCATATGAGCTTCAGGCTGCTAAAATGAAGCAGAAAATTCGAAGTGAAGAGATAGAGATTGAAATTGTTGAGAGAAGAAAGCAAATTGctattcaagaaaaggaaattctcCGCAAAGAGAAAGAACTGGCTGCAACTGTGAGGTTGCCAGCAGAAGCGGAAGCTTTCCGTCTTGAAATGATTGCACAAGGCAAAAG GACACAAACTATGGATGTTGCTAGAGCTGATGCGGAGAAGATAAAAATGCTTGGTGCAGCTGAGGCCTATGCTATTGAAGCAGTGGGAAAAGCTGAAGCTGAGCAAATGAGGATGAAAGCTGCTGCATACAAGCAGTATGGAGATGCTGCTGTCATGAGTTTAGTGTTGGAGTCATTACCAAAG attgcTGCTGAGGTAGCAGCACCTTTAGCTAAAACTGATGAAATAGTTCTCCTTGGAGGAAGCGACCGTGTTACTGATGAAGTTTCAAAGTTAGTGAGTCAACTGCCACCAACCGTTCAAGCCTTAACAGGAGTTGATTTAACCAAA gttgTCAACAAATTTGttgcttcaaaatga